A genome region from Lucilia cuprina isolate Lc7/37 chromosome 3, ASM2204524v1, whole genome shotgun sequence includes the following:
- the LOC111680134 gene encoding glycine-rich protein 5-like: protein MKVFVVVLASLSAVSAGGGYLPGGRHGGGGFGGHSSGSFAGAVSSAHSGGFGGSVSRHATAGHGSFAVPAVSYGGVGGHGGGLGGFGGGLGGGFGGGHSGDICTSSVSQMSKNTG, encoded by the exons atgaag GTTTTCGTAGTGGTTTTAGCATCTTTATCAGCTGTTAGTGCTGGTGGTGGCTATTTGCCTGGTGGTAGACATGGCGGTGGTGGTTTTGGTGGCCATTCATCTGGCAGTTTTGCAGGAGCTGTAAGCAGTGCTCATAGTGGTGGTTTTGGTGGCTCTGTATCCAGACATGCTACTGCAGGTCATGGTTCATTTGCTGTACCAGCAGTTTCCTATGGAGGAGTTGGTGGTCATGGCGGTGGTTTAGGTGGTTTTGGAGGCGGCTTAGGAGGTGGTTTTGGTGGCGGTCACTCTGGTG aCATTTGTACTTCAAGTGTCTCCCAAATGTCTAAAAACACTGGTTGA
- the LOC111680129 gene encoding ctenidin-1-like, protein MKRFVVLLLLVGVVTATPTLHKLKKKLLGGGGGGFGGGFGGGYGGGGGGGYGGHGYNQGGGYQVVAVKQVPVYTVQKVPVSYGGGGGGYGGGHGGYGGQGYSGQGGYGGQGGYGGQGGYGGYGGQGGYGGGGQGSYASSNAGSYGSGGGGYGGHPGVGGGCNSCGGGNQLYGGGGGSSGSYATSSAQSSSGSYSHGW, encoded by the coding sequence ATGAAACGTTTCGTAGTTTTGCTTCTGTTGGTGGGAGTTGTCACAGCTACTCCTACTTTACATAAATTGAAGAAGAAGTTGCTTGGTGGTGGAGGAGGTGGTTTTGGTGGTGGCTTTGGAGGCGGCTATGGAggtggtggtggcggtggtTATGGTGGTCATGGCTATAACCAAGGTGGAGGCTATCAAGTCGTAGCTGTTAAACAAGTTCCCGTCTATACTGTACAAAAAGTTCCTGTTAGCTACGGTGGTGGCGGCGGTGGTTATGGTGGCGGTCATGGAGGCTATGGTGGTCAAGGTTATAGCGGTCAAGGTGGATATGGTGGTCAAGGCGGTTATGGCGGCCAAGGAGGTTATGGTGGTTACGGCGGTCAGGGAGGTTATGGCGGTGGTGGTCAAGGCTCTTATGCCTCTAGCAATGCCGGTAGTTATGGTAGCGGAGGTGGCGGTTATGGCGGTCATCCTGGCGTCGGAGGTGGTTGCAATTCCTGTGGAGGTGGTAATCAACTTTATGGCGGTGGTGGTGGCAGCAGTGGTTCCTACGCTACATCCAGTGCCCAATCATCGAGTGGTAGCTACTCGCATGGTTGGTAA